The bacterium genome has a window encoding:
- a CDS encoding type II toxin-antitoxin system PemK/MazF family toxin produces the protein MVSPSVGSVVLVRFPFSDLSASKLRPAVVLAGADRGDWILCQVTSNPYSDSHAIEITDTDFATGALMRTSYAKPGKIFTANASLMEREVGKLLNLKHAAIIAGVIAILRPTA, from the coding sequence ATGGTCTCACCTTCAGTAGGATCGGTTGTCCTTGTCCGATTTCCTTTCTCGGATCTCTCGGCAAGCAAGCTTCGACCAGCGGTAGTGCTTGCAGGGGCAGATCGCGGGGACTGGATTCTCTGCCAAGTGACCAGCAACCCTTATTCCGATTCACACGCCATCGAGATCACGGATACCGATTTCGCAACGGGTGCCCTCATGCGTACAAGTTATGCTAAGCCAGGGAAAATATTTACTGCAAACGCCTCACTCATGGAGCGGGAGGTCGGGAAACTATTGAACTTAAAGCACGCAGCAATTATCGCTGGCGTCATTGCCATTCTGCGACCTACCGCTTGA